CAGGGTGCGCCAGCGGCGTCGTCCTGCCCCGGCGTCGTAGCCGGGGCAGGGCCGCCGACAGTGGCCACATCGGCCGCGTTGGCGGGCCATCGGCCGTACGTCGATGACCAGCACGCCACCGTCAAGGCGAGCGTTCTCGATCGCGGTGTGTTCCAGCCCCAACAGGCCACGGAATAGGCTGACGAGTGCCACGCCGTTCTCCTGACGCTCCGGTTTCGTTTCTCGACAACTCGAAACCTAGACAGGGAGCGGCGTGTGCTCGTTCAGGCCACGCAGCAACCACCCACGGATACGTCAGGAGAGCCGGCTGACCGGGGATTCATGCACCTGCGCGACTCAGCCGGCGAGCACCAGCCCGTCCTCACCCCGGTCGACCGTGACCGACCCACCGTCGGTGACCTCGCCACCGATGAGCAGCCGGGCGAGCGGGTCGCCGATGGCGGTCTGGATCAGGCGGCGCAGCGGCCGGGCGCCGTACGCCGGGTCGTAGCCGGTCTCGGCCAGCCAGGCGCGTGCCTCGGGCGTGACCGACAGCGTGATCCGGCGGGCGGACAGGCGCGCCTCCAGCGAGCGGAGCAGCAGCTCCACGATCTGTGCCAGGTCCTCGCGGGACAGCGCGTCGAAGGTGACGATCTCGTCGAGCCGGTTGAGGAACTCCGGCTTGAACGAGGCCCGCACCACGGCCATCACCGACTCCTGCCTGGCCTCCGGCGACAGCGAGGGGTCGACCAGGAACTGCGAGCCCAGGTTGGAGGTGAGGATCAGGATCGTGTTGCGGAAGTCGACCGTGCGGCCCTGGCCGTCGGTCAGCCGACCGTCGTCGAGCACCTGCAGCAGGATGTCGAAGACCTCGGGGTGGGCCTTCTCGACCTCGTCGAGCAGGACGACGGAGTACGGACGCCGGCGCACCGCCTCGGTGAGCTGGCCACCCTCGTCGTACCCGACGTAGCCCGGAGGGGCACCGACGAGCCGCGCGACCGAGTGCTTCTCGGCGTACTCGCTCATGTCGATGCGCACGATCGCCCGGTCGTCGTCGAACAGGAAGTCCGCCAGCGACTTGGCCAGCTCGGTCTTGCCGACACCGGTCGGGCCGAGGAACAGGAACGAGCCGGTCGGGCGGTTCGGGTCGGAGATGCCGGCCCGCGCCCGGCGTACGGCGTCGCTGACGGCACGCACCGCATCGGCCTGGCCGATCAGGCGGGCACCGATGACCTGCTCCATGTCGAGCAGCTTGGCGGTCTCGCCCTGCAGCAGCCGCCCGGTGGGGATGCCGGTCCAGGCCTCGACGACCTCGGCGACCTGGGTCGCCCCGACCTCCTCACCGACGAGCTTCTCGCCCATCGGCTCGGCGTCCTCGGCCGCCTCGACGGCCTTGATCTGCTGCTCCAGCGCGGGGATCTGGCCGTAGAGGATGGCGCTCGCGCCACCGAGGTCGCCCTCGCGCTGCAACCGCTCCGCCTCGACCCGGAGCTGGTCGAGCTGGCGGCGCAGCACGCCCTCGCCCTCGAGCTCGGCCTTCTCCCGCTCCCAGCGTGCCTCGAGCCCGCGCAGCTCCTCCTCCTTGTCGGCGAGGTCGCCACGCAGCGCCTCGAGCCGCTCGACCGAGGCGTCGTCGCTCTCCTTGGCGAGTGCGAACTCCTCCATCTTGAGCCGGTCGACCTGGCGGCGCAGCTGGTCGATCTCCTCCGGGGAGGACTCGATCTCCATCCGCAACCGGGACGCCGCCTCGTCGACGAGGTCGATCGCCTTGTCGGGCAGCTGCCGGCCGGAGATGTAGCGGTCGGACAGGGTCGCGGCCGCCACCAGCGCGGCGTCGGTGATCCGGACGCCGTGGTGGGCCTCGTACTTCTCCTGGATGCCGCGCAGGATCTGGATGGTGTCCTCGACCGAGGGCTCACCCACGAAGACCTGCTGGAACCGGCGCTCCAGCGCGGGGTCCTTCTCGATCGACTCGCGGTACTCGTCGAGGGTGGTCGCGCCGATCATGTGCAGCTCACCGCGCGCGAGCATCGGCTTGAGCATGTTGCCGGCGTCCATCTGGCTGTCGCCGCCGGCGCCCGCGCCGACGACGGTGTGCAGCTCGTCGATGAAGGTGATGACCTGGCCCTCGGACTGCTTGATCTCGTCGAGGACCGCCTTGAGCCGCTCCTCGAACTCGCCGCGGTACTTCGCGCCGGCGACCATGCCCATCAGGTCGAGCGAGAGCACCCGCTTGCCCTTGAGCGAGTCGGGGACGTCGCCGGCGACCACGCGCTGGGCGAGGCCCTCCACGACGGCGGTCTTGCCGACGCCGGGCTCGCCGATGAGCACCGGGTTGTTCTTCGTACGGCGCGACAGCACCTGCACCACGCGTCGGATCTCCTGGTCCCGGCCGATGACCGGGTCCAGCTTGCCCTCCTCGGCGGCGGCAGTGAGGTCGACGGAGTACTTCTCCAGCGCCTCGTACGTCGCCTCGGCGTCCTGCGAGGTCACCCGGCGGTTGCCGCGCACGGCGGTCAGCGACTCGCGCAGGGCGTCGGCACTCAGGCCCGCGTCGCCCAGCACCTGCTGGGCCGAGGACTCGACGGTGGCGAGCGCGATGAGCAGGTGCTCGGTCGCGACGTACTCGTCCTTCATCGACCGTGCAAGGTCCAGCGCGGACGCCAGGACCCGGGTCAGGGCGGCCGACCCGGACGGCTGCTGGACGGTGGCGCCGCTGGCGCGCGGCAGCCCGTCGCGGGCCGCGGAGGCGGCGTGGACCAACCCCGAGACGTCGACGCCGGCCTTGGCGACGAGGTGGGCGGCGGTCCCGTCCTCCTGCAGCAGCAGGGCGACGAGCAGGTGGATCGGCTCGACGGTGGTGTTGCCCGCCGTGGTCGCGGCGAGCTGGGCGGCCTCGATCGCCTCGCGGCTGCGCGTGGTGAACTTGTCGGCCCCGAATTGGCTCATGCAGTGCTCCTCGAGAGTGTCTGGGTTCCATCTTGGCCGGAATACTCCGACCGGTCATCAGGTCCAACGTCCCGAAAGTTGAGTCTGTTCCGCTCAACTTTGTGCGAACCATGGTGTCCCCCGTCACCTCGTGGGTGGGCACGGGCGCACGTGGTCGACCCAGTGCGAGCGGGCTGCCGTCGACGACGCGAGGAGCGGGCCAGCGAGGGACGTGGTGGGCGGACAGGTCTCGGGCTCATCCACCCACCACGAGTCACGGCGAGTCGTCGCGGTCGGCCCGGGCCGTCCTCCTGTTCCCCGGAGCAGGAACGCGACCCCACATCGCGCTGGCCTCAGGGCCGACCGCGCCGAGAACAACGTGACACGCCCGGCGTCCTCGAAAGCGATTGTTTCGGTCCCGAGTCCGAGTGAAACGCAGCGGGAGGGCGGCGTCGGAGGCACGATACCGAGGTGGCTCGGCACACCGACGAGATCGACGACCCCACCCCGCTGGCCGGGGCGCGGATCGACGTCGCCGCGCGCATCGGCTGGCTGCTGAGGACCAGCCGGGTCTCCGCCGGGGTGCCGCTGCGGGAGTTCGCGGCGCGCAGCGGGGGCGGGCTCTCGCCCGCGACGCTCTCGCGCGTCGAGACCACGGGCCGGCGCAGCGGGTCGGTGGTCGCGGCGTACGAGCGTGCCCTCGGGCTGCCCCACGGCCACCTGCGCGCGCCGGTCGACGTGCTGTGCCGGACCTTCGCCTACGCGCCCGCGGACACCGACCCCTACGTCCCGGAGCCGACCCTGGCCGGGTTCACGACCGCGGTCGACACCGTGCAGTCCACCGACCCGAGTGCGCAGGACTGGCTGCGCTTCGCCGAGTACCACGTGCTCACGTCGTTCGGGATGCCCGCGCACACGATCCGCCCGCTCGTCGTACGCCTGGCCGACGAGGTGGGCCGGGCCGCCGGCACGGCCTACCAGCTGAGGTACGAGGCGCTGAGCAAGCTGCGCTGCAGCCCGTACGCCGACGTGGTCGGCCAGGTGATCCGGGAGGCGGTCGAGCGGCCCGGCATGCAGCGCGCCGCCGACCTGCTCAGCGCGATCACCGAGCTCCCCACCCCTGAGCTGGTCACCTGGTGCGGCGAGCTGCTGTCCGACGAGTCGTGGATCATCGCGCGGGCCGGGTGCCTGGGCATCCAGAACATGCGCAGCGTCGGCGGGCTGCGGCGTACCGACTGGCTCCCGCTGGTGCCGGTCTACGCCGCCGCGTGCGACGCCGCCGTCGGCGACGCGCTGCGCCAGCCGATCCTCAGCGCCACCCTGGCGGGCTGCCCGCCGGAGTTCCGCGCCGAGGTCAGGGCCCGGCTCACCGAGGACCTGGTCGAGCCGCGCCGCGCGGCCGCGTGGACCCGGACCCGGCGCAACCACCACTACTCGTACGCCGCCGCGCTCGCCGCCGAGGTCGCCGACGGCCACGGGGGCGAGGCGATGCTGGCCCGGCTGCTGTTCGAGGTGCTCTACGACTTCCGGGCGACACACGTGACGACCTCGTCGTTCCTCCTGGTCGCCTCGCCCTTCGCCGACCGTGTGCGCGAGCTGATCTGCCGCTCCGCCCTGGACGGACCGGACGAGACCACACGGCACGGCGCGGCCTTCGCGTTCGCCAACCTGATGATCCCGTTCGACTCGGCCGACCCGGCGCCGTGGCTGGCGTCCGACGACCTGGTCCTGCGCGGTGCCGGGCTGAGCATCTGCGGCTTCGCGGGCGTACCGCTCGAGCGCGGGCTGCTCCGCGAGCTGGTGCAGCGCGAGGACCAGGTCGGCTACGAGGCGATGTTCGCGGCCGGGATGTCGCAGCAGCCGGAGCTGGCCGACCTCGCGGCCGACCCCCAGCTCCCCGACGCCGCCCGTGCGGCCGCGGCGTGGTGGCAGAAGGCGGGCGGGCGGATCATCCGCTGACCTGCCGGCCTACCGCGTCACTGTCCGTCGATCTCCGGCGGCGCCTCGTGCTCGGGCAGGTCGGAGCTGGACGCGACGGCCTCGTCGACCAGCGCCAGCTTGCAGAACTCCTCGCCGAACGGGGTGAGGTGGATGCTGCGGCGCACGACCTTGGCGAACTTCACCGAGTGCAGCGCTGCGAGCACGTCGGGCTGCGCCTCGAGCACCTGGTACTCCATGTGGTCGTGCACCGGCTCCCGGGAGAACCAGACCAGGCCCAGCCGGAACAGGTTGTTGAGGTACGACGGCACCTGCTCCAGGTAGCGCAGGCCGGCCCGCGGGCCGACCATGTTGAGGCCGGGGGCGACCAGCTGGCTGCTGACCATGCCGATCGGCCCGCCCGTGCGGACGTCGACCGACGGCTGCGGCCCCTTGCTGAGCAGCATGACCAGGATCCGGGCCTCGTCGGGGGCGAGCTCGTCGAGGATCCGGTCGAACGCCGGGTGCCGGTCGTCGGTGCTCCACACGTCGCGGGAGCGCTCCAGCAGGTCCTTGCCGCGGTCGCGCAGCGACTGGGGCCGCGACGCGACCACCTGGCCGTCGACGACGGGGGAAGCGATCACCTCGCGCGGACGGTCTGCGGTGCCACCCAGCGTCTCGCCGGCCCGCATCAGGGCGGTGGCCACGGGCACCCCGCCGGACACCTGCTTGGCGACCTCGCCGAGCGCGCCGACGTACGACCCGACGTCACGGATCAACGACGCCGCCTCGTCCCTGCTGGTGACCGCGCGTCCGACCCGCATCCAGTTGCGGGTGGTGGTGCGCAGGCCCCAGCCGGCGGTGTGCAGCGCTGCCGACCCGGCGACGCGCGCCAGGCCCGGCAGCGACTCGGCCACCGCGGGCCCGGTCAGCGCGGGCAGCCGCGGCAGGCCGTCCTGGTCGAGGTCCTCAGTCATCTCAGCCTTCCGGTGCTCGAGCGGATCACGACGGCGGGAAGCCGGGGATCCAGCCCCAATTGAAGATCCCGAGGTGGATGAACCCGCCGGCGGCACCCATGATCGCGCCGTGGGCGTAGAGCATCCACTCGTCCTCCTTGATCGCCGAGCGCATCATCTCGACGAAGTCCTTGGGCGGGAGCTCCTTGGTGCGCCGGGCGATCAGCACCTGGATCTTCTCCGACTGCTGCCGACTGAAGCCCGGGTCGCGGAACGGCGTGATCGTGCGACCGACCGCCTCCTGGGCG
The genomic region above belongs to Nocardioides sp. QY071 and contains:
- a CDS encoding helix-turn-helix transcriptional regulator, yielding MARHTDEIDDPTPLAGARIDVAARIGWLLRTSRVSAGVPLREFAARSGGGLSPATLSRVETTGRRSGSVVAAYERALGLPHGHLRAPVDVLCRTFAYAPADTDPYVPEPTLAGFTTAVDTVQSTDPSAQDWLRFAEYHVLTSFGMPAHTIRPLVVRLADEVGRAAGTAYQLRYEALSKLRCSPYADVVGQVIREAVERPGMQRAADLLSAITELPTPELVTWCGELLSDESWIIARAGCLGIQNMRSVGGLRRTDWLPLVPVYAAACDAAVGDALRQPILSATLAGCPPEFRAEVRARLTEDLVEPRRAAAWTRTRRNHHYSYAAALAAEVADGHGGEAMLARLLFEVLYDFRATHVTTSSFLLVASPFADRVRELICRSALDGPDETTRHGAAFAFANLMIPFDSADPAPWLASDDLVLRGAGLSICGFAGVPLERGLLRELVQREDQVGYEAMFAAGMSQQPELADLAADPQLPDAARAAAAWWQKAGGRIIR
- a CDS encoding Abi-alpha family protein, which gives rise to MTEDLDQDGLPRLPALTGPAVAESLPGLARVAGSAALHTAGWGLRTTTRNWMRVGRAVTSRDEAASLIRDVGSYVGALGEVAKQVSGGVPVATALMRAGETLGGTADRPREVIASPVVDGQVVASRPQSLRDRGKDLLERSRDVWSTDDRHPAFDRILDELAPDEARILVMLLSKGPQPSVDVRTGGPIGMVSSQLVAPGLNMVGPRAGLRYLEQVPSYLNNLFRLGLVWFSREPVHDHMEYQVLEAQPDVLAALHSVKFAKVVRRSIHLTPFGEEFCKLALVDEAVASSSDLPEHEAPPEIDGQ
- the clpB gene encoding ATP-dependent chaperone ClpB, which produces MSQFGADKFTTRSREAIEAAQLAATTAGNTTVEPIHLLVALLLQEDGTAAHLVAKAGVDVSGLVHAASAARDGLPRASGATVQQPSGSAALTRVLASALDLARSMKDEYVATEHLLIALATVESSAQQVLGDAGLSADALRESLTAVRGNRRVTSQDAEATYEALEKYSVDLTAAAEEGKLDPVIGRDQEIRRVVQVLSRRTKNNPVLIGEPGVGKTAVVEGLAQRVVAGDVPDSLKGKRVLSLDLMGMVAGAKYRGEFEERLKAVLDEIKQSEGQVITFIDELHTVVGAGAGGDSQMDAGNMLKPMLARGELHMIGATTLDEYRESIEKDPALERRFQQVFVGEPSVEDTIQILRGIQEKYEAHHGVRITDAALVAAATLSDRYISGRQLPDKAIDLVDEAASRLRMEIESSPEEIDQLRRQVDRLKMEEFALAKESDDASVERLEALRGDLADKEEELRGLEARWEREKAELEGEGVLRRQLDQLRVEAERLQREGDLGGASAILYGQIPALEQQIKAVEAAEDAEPMGEKLVGEEVGATQVAEVVEAWTGIPTGRLLQGETAKLLDMEQVIGARLIGQADAVRAVSDAVRRARAGISDPNRPTGSFLFLGPTGVGKTELAKSLADFLFDDDRAIVRIDMSEYAEKHSVARLVGAPPGYVGYDEGGQLTEAVRRRPYSVVLLDEVEKAHPEVFDILLQVLDDGRLTDGQGRTVDFRNTILILTSNLGSQFLVDPSLSPEARQESVMAVVRASFKPEFLNRLDEIVTFDALSREDLAQIVELLLRSLEARLSARRITLSVTPEARAWLAETGYDPAYGARPLRRLIQTAIGDPLARLLIGGEVTDGGSVTVDRGEDGLVLAG